The following coding sequences are from one Collimonas arenae window:
- a CDS encoding c-type cytochrome yields the protein MKKIFAGVAFLLSTSAFINAHAAGNIAAGEAAVKKYSCASCHGADFHSPIDPSYPKLAGQPQDYLQHALIAYQRGSDGPYGRSNAIMGGQAKALSHQEVQDIAAYLHSLPTTLVLRK from the coding sequence ATGAAAAAAATTTTTGCTGGCGTGGCGTTTCTTCTTTCCACCAGCGCATTCATCAATGCCCATGCTGCCGGCAACATTGCGGCGGGTGAAGCTGCAGTGAAAAAATATTCCTGCGCGTCCTGTCACGGTGCCGATTTCCACAGTCCTATCGATCCCAGCTATCCAAAGCTGGCCGGTCAGCCGCAGGATTACCTGCAGCATGCCTTGATCGCCTATCAGCGCGGTAGCGATGGCCCTTACGGCCGTAGCAATGCGATCATGGGTGGCCAAGCGAAGGCGCTGTCGCATCAGGAAGTGCAGGACATCGCAGCTTATCTGCACAGCTTGCCGACCACATTGGTGCTGCGCAAATAA
- a CDS encoding vWA domain-containing protein, whose protein sequence is MKDAKIPVSIKEFLILLEALQRQVISPTLDNFYYLARTTLVKDEAHFDKFDQAFGRYFKGIQTIFEKNADIPLDWLVQRMKRELTPEQLAQLEKFGYDKLMDRLKELLEEQKERHEGGNKWIGTGGTSPFGHGGSNPEGIRIGGSGGNRTAVKVWDARAYRDYDDERELGTRNIKVALRRLRKFAREGIAEELALDDTIRATANNAGYLDIKMRPERKNNIKVLMLLDVGGTMDDHIERTEELFSAAKTEFKNMEFFYFHNCVYDYLWKNNQRRHAERFPTWDILRKYTPDTKLIFVGDATMSPYEILQPGGSVEYNNEEAGAEWLQRFTKTFPKFIWLNPEPEGLWQYRQSVEVIRQLMSNRMFPVTMDGLERGMRLLSK, encoded by the coding sequence TTGAAAGATGCCAAGATACCGGTATCGATCAAGGAATTCCTGATTCTGCTGGAAGCTCTCCAGCGGCAAGTCATCTCGCCCACGCTGGATAACTTCTACTATCTGGCACGTACCACGCTGGTCAAGGACGAAGCCCACTTCGACAAATTCGACCAGGCCTTCGGCCGCTACTTCAAAGGCATCCAGACCATTTTCGAAAAGAACGCTGACATCCCGCTGGATTGGCTGGTGCAGCGCATGAAACGCGAATTGACGCCGGAACAACTGGCGCAACTGGAAAAATTCGGTTACGACAAGCTGATGGACCGCCTCAAGGAACTGCTGGAAGAACAAAAGGAAAGGCACGAAGGCGGCAACAAATGGATCGGCACCGGCGGCACCTCGCCGTTCGGCCATGGCGGCAGCAATCCCGAAGGCATCCGCATCGGCGGCAGCGGCGGCAATCGCACCGCGGTCAAGGTCTGGGACGCGCGCGCCTACCGCGATTACGACGACGAACGCGAACTGGGCACGCGCAACATCAAGGTGGCGCTACGCCGCCTGCGCAAATTCGCACGCGAAGGAATCGCCGAGGAGCTGGCGCTGGACGACACCATTCGTGCCACGGCCAATAATGCCGGCTATCTCGATATCAAGATGCGGCCGGAACGCAAGAACAACATCAAGGTGCTGATGCTGCTCGATGTGGGCGGCACCATGGATGACCATATCGAACGTACCGAAGAACTGTTCTCGGCGGCCAAGACCGAGTTCAAGAACATGGAGTTTTTTTATTTTCACAACTGCGTCTACGACTATCTGTGGAAAAACAACCAGCGCCGCCATGCCGAACGGTTTCCGACCTGGGACATTCTGCGCAAGTACACGCCGGACACAAAACTGATCTTCGTCGGCGACGCTACCATGAGCCCGTATGAGATTCTGCAGCCTGGTGGATCGGTCGAATACAACAACGAGGAAGCCGGCGCCGAATGGCTGCAACGCTTCACCAAGACTTTCCCCAAGTTCATCTGGCTCAATCCCGAACCGGAAGGCCTGTGGCAATACCGTCAATCGGTCGAAGTTATCCGGCAGCTGATGAGCAACCGCATGTTTCCAGTGACAATGGATGGGCTTGAGCGCGGCATGCGCCTGCTGAGCAAGTAA
- a CDS encoding site-specific recombinase has protein sequence MKILFLRLRVMWRRFRLGERHQQKDSLHYATQVDTLMRRASPFSAWQERANWIIDIVEWLRHTPKVSLLDKEILLRVKQQRLHFLLDWLDANRHVRRVVQTTLQKTLREAAGPELFCATGLPHEPAFFSELSEHLVKLVLPKPPFEADLSALFTALFPTSEDADWLLELDQQSVARVWKLIADDGIAHTYEQQIDEALIHLATTVVADGISKAFRQRLDAKTPLQATPFMVLRRELETYLYVSPRDEAALRSVRMLIAVCQAQTDKIYAHLDEHGVSVSLVYRVERMRAQLTRMARLVELRGAIYGTPDHHREAGPGAGQIQALLGDLIAAHHHGSSVRGLVKRSFSLLARKMVERNAGHGEHYIARDSREYSAMFKAACRGGVITAFTVLGKSLVSGLGAARFFEGLFASLNYAVSFIAISAVGGVLATKQPAVTAPVLASKMGQLDTVEGLRALLSEIALLLRSQAAAVFGNLIAVIPMMLLISGGVLLFADAPMMTAEHAQASMHSLSLIGPTPLFAAFTGILLWLSSLASGFADNWFALRRMREALTHQRRLVYVLGALRAERWAAWLDRNVAQIAGNVTLGFLLGMTPVLAQFFGLPLDVRHVTLATGSLTAAASSLGWEVLARPQFWLALAGIASIGLLNVGVSFACALTLALRARDVPRRIRRLVFRAVLRRFSASPRSFLFPEKPPAVAPTEPAVTEVLDSSADDDIASPQSGAVAGTPSEMARPPDSRLG, from the coding sequence ATGAAAATTCTATTTCTTCGCCTGCGGGTGATGTGGCGCCGGTTTCGGCTTGGCGAGCGCCACCAGCAAAAAGACAGCCTGCATTACGCCACGCAAGTCGATACCCTGATGCGTCGCGCCAGCCCATTTTCTGCCTGGCAGGAACGCGCCAACTGGATCATCGATATTGTTGAGTGGCTGCGCCACACACCCAAAGTTTCTTTGTTGGATAAGGAAATTTTGCTGCGCGTCAAGCAGCAACGCCTGCATTTTTTGCTGGATTGGCTGGATGCAAATCGCCATGTACGGCGCGTGGTGCAGACTACATTGCAGAAAACCCTGCGGGAGGCCGCCGGTCCTGAACTGTTTTGCGCTACTGGTTTGCCGCATGAGCCGGCCTTCTTTAGCGAACTCTCCGAGCACCTGGTCAAGCTGGTGCTGCCAAAACCGCCCTTCGAGGCCGATCTGTCGGCTCTGTTTACCGCGCTGTTTCCAACCTCCGAAGATGCCGACTGGCTGCTTGAGCTGGATCAGCAAAGTGTCGCGCGGGTCTGGAAACTGATCGCCGATGACGGTATCGCCCACACTTATGAGCAACAAATCGACGAAGCCCTGATTCACCTGGCGACAACGGTAGTCGCAGATGGCATCAGCAAGGCGTTTCGTCAGCGCCTGGATGCCAAGACGCCATTGCAGGCAACACCATTCATGGTGTTGCGCCGCGAACTGGAGACGTATCTGTATGTCAGTCCGCGCGACGAGGCGGCATTGCGCAGTGTGCGTATGCTGATCGCTGTGTGCCAGGCGCAGACCGACAAGATTTATGCGCATCTCGATGAGCACGGTGTCTCGGTCAGCCTGGTGTATCGGGTCGAACGCATGCGGGCGCAACTGACGCGTATGGCGCGGTTGGTTGAGTTGCGCGGCGCCATCTATGGCACGCCGGATCATCATCGCGAAGCAGGGCCGGGCGCAGGTCAGATCCAGGCCCTGCTGGGCGACCTGATTGCGGCTCATCACCACGGTTCGTCGGTACGCGGTTTGGTCAAGCGCAGTTTCTCGCTGCTAGCGCGCAAGATGGTCGAACGCAATGCCGGTCACGGCGAACATTACATCGCGCGCGACAGCAGGGAATACAGCGCCATGTTCAAGGCAGCCTGTCGCGGCGGCGTGATCACGGCCTTTACAGTGCTGGGCAAATCGCTGGTGTCCGGTCTCGGCGCTGCGCGGTTTTTCGAAGGCTTGTTCGCCTCGTTGAACTATGCCGTCAGTTTCATCGCCATTTCCGCCGTCGGCGGCGTATTGGCGACCAAGCAGCCGGCAGTGACGGCGCCGGTGCTGGCGTCCAAGATGGGGCAGCTCGATACGGTCGAAGGTTTGCGCGCATTGCTAAGTGAAATCGCGTTGCTGTTGCGTTCGCAGGCAGCGGCAGTGTTCGGCAACCTGATCGCAGTGATTCCGATGATGTTGCTGATTTCTGGCGGTGTCTTGCTGTTTGCCGATGCGCCGATGATGACTGCCGAGCATGCGCAAGCCAGCATGCATAGCTTGTCGCTGATCGGACCGACGCCTTTGTTTGCGGCCTTTACCGGGATACTGCTGTGGCTGTCGAGCTTGGCGTCGGGCTTTGCCGATAACTGGTTTGCGCTGCGCCGGATGCGTGAGGCGCTGACGCACCAGCGTCGCCTGGTCTATGTGCTGGGCGCGTTGCGGGCTGAGCGCTGGGCAGCATGGCTGGATCGCAATGTGGCGCAGATCGCCGGCAACGTAACGTTGGGTTTCCTGTTGGGCATGACGCCGGTGCTGGCACAATTCTTCGGTTTGCCGCTGGACGTGCGTCACGTGACATTGGCCACCGGCAGCCTGACCGCGGCTGCCAGCAGCCTCGGTTGGGAAGTCCTGGCGAGGCCGCAATTCTGGCTGGCGCTGGCCGGCATCGCCAGCATCGGATTGTTGAATGTCGGTGTTTCCTTCGCTTGTGCGCTAACGCTGGCGCTGCGCGCACGCGATGTGCCGAGGCGTATTCGGCGCCTGGTATTCAGGGCGGTGCTGCGGCGCTTCAGTGCGTCGCCGCGCTCCTTCCTTTTTCCTGAAAAACCGCCGGCCGTGGCGCCAACGGAACCCGCAGTAACGGAGGTCCTGGACTCTTCGGCCGACGATGATATCGCTTCGCCGCAGTCAGGTGCTGTGGCCGGAACTCCAAGCGAGATGGCGCGCCCGCCCGACAGCCGGCTGGGTTGA
- a CDS encoding heavy metal sensor histidine kinase translates to MKLAAPRSLTVRLALLFALATLLTFALVGGYLYYSLARQLENHDDQELLGKVTLMRHLVGKAASVQSIRQDPHMFMDAGLGHDDLLLILRSADGTPLLDTRPGVGSLPALPLTSADRLPDRESRLNLRTSTGLPVRATALWARIDNSGELVQVIVAHNTSDSLAMLASYRNQILGAALAGAAFAALLGYVLLRRGLQPTRLIALQAHLITAQRLDRGLDVTSAPYELQQLVVAFNEMLDRLHDSFQRLSQFSADLAHDLRTPINNLMVQTQVALGQPRSSEEYQGLLESNVEEYERLARMLDNMLFLARADHAHVALSFEELDCHLELQRIADYFEGVAADTGVRLSIDASARVRADPILLRRAISNLVANAIRYTASGQTVLLQAQHAGSVTVISVSNPGPPIADAAIPWLFDRFYRVDPARSDSASSTGLGLAIVQSIMKLHGGQVDLIRSTDQLTVFSLRFPNAQE, encoded by the coding sequence TTGAAGCTGGCTGCACCGCGCTCGCTGACCGTGCGCCTGGCTTTACTGTTTGCACTGGCTACACTGTTGACGTTTGCGCTGGTTGGCGGCTATCTCTATTATTCGCTGGCGCGCCAACTGGAGAACCACGACGACCAGGAATTGCTGGGCAAGGTGACGCTGATGCGGCATCTGGTTGGCAAAGCGGCGTCCGTGCAGTCAATCCGCCAGGATCCGCACATGTTCATGGACGCCGGACTTGGTCACGATGACCTGCTGCTGATCCTGCGCAGCGCCGACGGTACGCCGCTACTCGATACCCGCCCTGGCGTTGGCAGCCTGCCGGCGCTGCCGCTGACCTCTGCCGACCGCTTGCCGGATCGGGAATCGCGACTGAACCTGCGCACGTCGACCGGTTTGCCGGTGCGCGCGACCGCGCTCTGGGCCAGGATCGACAACAGCGGCGAACTAGTCCAAGTCATTGTCGCCCACAACACCAGCGACAGCCTCGCCATGCTGGCCAGCTATCGCAATCAAATCCTCGGCGCCGCGCTGGCCGGCGCTGCGTTCGCGGCGCTGCTCGGGTACGTACTGCTGCGTCGCGGGCTGCAGCCGACCCGGCTGATTGCTCTACAGGCGCATCTGATTACGGCGCAAAGGCTGGATCGCGGCCTCGATGTCACCAGTGCACCCTACGAATTGCAGCAACTGGTCGTAGCGTTCAACGAAATGCTCGATCGCCTGCACGACAGCTTCCAGCGGCTCTCGCAATTCTCTGCCGACCTGGCGCACGACCTGCGCACGCCAATCAATAACCTGATGGTGCAGACCCAGGTAGCGCTGGGGCAACCTCGTTCATCGGAGGAATACCAGGGACTGCTGGAATCGAATGTCGAAGAGTACGAACGGCTGGCGCGCATGCTGGACAACATGCTGTTCCTGGCGCGCGCCGATCACGCCCATGTCGCGCTGTCATTCGAGGAGTTGGACTGTCATCTGGAATTGCAGCGCATCGCCGACTATTTTGAAGGCGTGGCAGCAGATACGGGAGTACGCCTGAGTATCGATGCCAGCGCCCGCGTACGCGCCGATCCAATACTGTTGCGGCGCGCAATCAGCAACCTTGTGGCCAATGCGATCCGCTACACAGCATCGGGACAGACGGTACTATTGCAAGCACAGCATGCGGGCAGCGTTACCGTCATCTCCGTAAGCAATCCCGGCCCGCCCATCGCCGATGCGGCGATCCCATGGCTGTTCGATCGCTTCTACCGTGTCGACCCGGCGCGTAGCGATTCTGCCTCGTCAACCGGATTGGGTCTGGCGATCGTGCAATCAATCATGAAACTGCATGGCGGACAGGTTGATCTCATCCGATCAACTGATCAACTGACAGTGTTTTCGCTGCGCTTTCCTAACGCGCAAGAATAA
- a CDS encoding TolC family protein encodes MHKFFLPLGLAVLACQLSFAQDARHSPDAPESVLPHTQQRINYTLPPPDIKAGGASLSLEQAIARAFRSNPELAAAGREVEAVTASIQQAAARPNPEISTLLEDTRKENRTTTVQLNQAIELGGKRHARITAAEKARDAAQVDLLAKRADLQAAVVAAYFAVLEGQENLQLLQSSLQLAQRASAITAKRVASGKVAPIEETKARVAEAGIRVELQQAQGTLDIERRRLAATWGAGAPDFTAVDGEINALPALPDLVALQARLPNAPGFVRARIEVERRQAMLRLERSRRIPDVTVSIGSKRAEEIGRNQMIVGLSIPLPLFDRNQGNVLEALRRTDKARDEQRSAELRISGELANAYQRLQLAQQQAAALQWEILPAAQQTYDITTKGFELGKFSFLEVLDAQRVLFQAKSQALRALAETHRAATEIERVVGTSPSTDSPQ; translated from the coding sequence ATGCACAAATTTTTCTTGCCGCTCGGGCTGGCGGTATTGGCCTGTCAGTTGTCTTTTGCTCAGGATGCGCGGCATAGCCCGGATGCACCTGAAAGTGTGTTGCCGCATACGCAGCAACGCATCAATTACACCTTGCCGCCTCCGGACATCAAGGCTGGTGGCGCCAGTTTGAGCCTGGAGCAGGCGATTGCCCGCGCGTTCAGGAGTAATCCTGAACTGGCGGCGGCAGGGCGTGAGGTTGAGGCGGTAACCGCTTCGATTCAGCAGGCAGCAGCGCGGCCGAATCCGGAAATATCGACCTTGCTGGAAGATACCCGCAAGGAAAACCGCACGACAACTGTTCAATTGAACCAGGCGATAGAACTGGGCGGTAAGCGTCACGCGCGTATTACTGCGGCGGAAAAGGCGCGCGACGCGGCGCAAGTGGATTTGCTCGCCAAACGCGCCGATTTGCAAGCGGCCGTTGTCGCTGCGTATTTTGCCGTGCTGGAGGGACAAGAGAATCTGCAGTTACTGCAAAGTTCATTGCAACTGGCGCAGCGCGCCAGCGCCATCACTGCCAAGCGGGTTGCATCCGGCAAGGTGGCGCCGATCGAGGAAACCAAGGCGCGGGTTGCCGAAGCCGGGATCCGGGTCGAATTGCAACAGGCACAAGGTACCCTGGATATCGAGCGGCGTCGCCTGGCAGCCACTTGGGGTGCCGGCGCGCCGGACTTTACTGCCGTCGATGGCGAAATCAATGCGCTGCCGGCGTTGCCTGATTTGGTAGCCCTACAGGCACGCTTGCCCAATGCACCCGGCTTCGTTCGCGCGCGGATCGAGGTTGAGCGGCGCCAAGCCATGTTGCGGCTGGAACGCAGTCGCCGCATTCCCGATGTCACCGTCAGCATCGGCAGCAAGCGCGCGGAAGAAATCGGTCGCAATCAGATGATCGTCGGCTTGTCGATTCCACTGCCGCTGTTCGATCGCAACCAGGGCAATGTGCTGGAAGCCTTGCGGCGGACCGACAAGGCGCGCGACGAACAGAGGAGCGCGGAACTGCGCATCAGTGGCGAATTGGCCAATGCTTACCAGCGCCTGCAACTGGCGCAGCAGCAGGCGGCGGCTTTGCAGTGGGAAATCCTGCCGGCGGCACAACAGACCTACGACATCACCACCAAGGGTTTCGAGCTTGGTAAATTCAGTTTCCTGGAAGTGCTGGATGCACAGCGCGTGCTGTTTCAGGCCAAATCACAAGCCCTGCGCGCGCTAGCAGAGACACATC
- a CDS encoding c-type cytochrome: MKKLIALLAFASLANVAAAADIVGNAKAAENKVSMCIGCHGIPGYKATFPEVYQVPMLGGQSAKYIESALKAYQKGDRKMPTMHGIAASLSDQDMADIAAYYSQQK; the protein is encoded by the coding sequence ATGAAAAAACTAATTGCACTTCTCGCGTTTGCGAGTCTTGCCAACGTGGCCGCAGCTGCGGACATCGTCGGCAATGCCAAGGCAGCTGAAAACAAGGTATCGATGTGTATCGGATGTCATGGCATCCCAGGCTATAAAGCCACCTTCCCGGAAGTCTATCAAGTGCCCATGCTGGGCGGCCAATCCGCAAAATATATCGAAAGTGCGCTGAAGGCTTATCAGAAGGGCGATCGCAAGATGCCAACCATGCACGGCATCGCGGCCAGTTTGTCCGATCAGGACATGGCGGACATTGCGGCTTACTACTCGCAGCAAAAATAA
- a CDS encoding S53 family peptidase — protein MKSKASAVKIGDLALPRTSALALALSLACAALGAQAATVDTSSWVSTKTEAFLPRVQTHDTTGAAVTADKVAVDMAQGELKSITVSLQLRNQDKLESFLKALHTPGNASYHKFLTPEQFAAQYSPTQAQVDAVVAHLTKAGFKNISVSSNRTLISADGTAATVAQAFNTSLKRFTHEGRSVFANDKPAQVPAELGSIVGSVLGLQNAAIHHVLHSGVHATAKTITQAAAGTETSHTPVQYPAIYGDVTTPAASTAVVGTISEGDMTYTLNDFATFLANNPSLPKLTPTVVYVGTESSDESGEVEWALDSQVIYGASGGVKQLIFYTASSMEDAPLTAAYNAAVTANVASVVNVSLGECEAAAKSSGSQAADDAVFKQAVAQGITFSVAAGDAGPYNCDTDSAGNPGVARTTTQKKTYDVSEPASSPYVVAVGGTALFTTSAGAYNGQAVWNEGTASTGDGTAVRIWSTGGGFSGNEAAPAWQTSSIVGTGHTTRGLPDIVFDAASASGTYIYITASNNGGTAAGVVGGTSMAAPMFAGFWARLESAHGNNLGFPNSACTQRFHLTRAWFSL, from the coding sequence ATGAAATCTAAAGCATCAGCAGTAAAGATCGGAGATTTGGCACTTCCGCGCACCTCTGCGTTGGCATTAGCGCTTTCCCTGGCATGTGCGGCACTCGGCGCGCAGGCTGCGACCGTCGATACGTCTTCTTGGGTTTCGACCAAGACAGAAGCGTTTTTGCCAAGAGTACAGACGCACGATACTACCGGTGCGGCGGTTACTGCGGATAAAGTCGCGGTGGATATGGCGCAGGGTGAATTGAAGAGCATCACAGTGAGTCTGCAATTGCGTAACCAGGACAAGCTTGAGAGCTTCCTGAAAGCGCTGCATACACCGGGCAATGCTTCGTATCACAAATTCCTGACCCCGGAACAGTTCGCCGCACAATATTCGCCTACCCAGGCGCAGGTTGATGCTGTCGTTGCGCACTTGACCAAAGCTGGATTCAAAAACATCAGCGTCAGCTCGAACCGCACGCTGATCAGCGCAGACGGCACTGCAGCGACGGTGGCGCAGGCATTCAATACTTCCTTGAAGCGTTTTACGCATGAAGGTCGTAGTGTTTTTGCAAATGACAAGCCGGCGCAGGTTCCTGCCGAGTTGGGCAGCATCGTTGGTTCCGTGCTTGGTTTGCAGAATGCCGCGATACATCATGTTTTGCATAGCGGCGTACATGCAACAGCGAAGACGATCACGCAAGCTGCAGCCGGCACGGAAACATCCCATACCCCGGTGCAATACCCGGCGATCTATGGCGATGTCACCACACCTGCCGCATCCACAGCAGTTGTCGGTACGATTTCCGAAGGGGACATGACGTACACCCTGAATGATTTCGCCACTTTCCTCGCCAATAATCCGAGCCTGCCAAAACTGACGCCGACTGTTGTCTATGTTGGCACCGAGAGTTCCGACGAGTCCGGCGAAGTCGAATGGGCGCTGGATAGCCAAGTGATCTATGGCGCCTCCGGCGGCGTCAAGCAACTGATATTCTATACAGCGTCGTCGATGGAAGATGCGCCGCTGACCGCCGCCTATAATGCGGCAGTCACTGCCAACGTCGCCAGCGTCGTCAACGTTTCGCTGGGCGAGTGCGAGGCCGCTGCCAAGTCATCCGGTTCGCAAGCTGCAGACGATGCCGTCTTCAAGCAAGCTGTGGCGCAGGGGATCACTTTCTCCGTCGCAGCGGGTGATGCAGGTCCGTACAACTGCGATACCGACTCTGCTGGCAATCCGGGTGTGGCAAGGACTACCACCCAGAAAAAGACCTATGACGTGAGTGAGCCTGCCAGTTCTCCATATGTTGTCGCAGTGGGTGGCACGGCCTTGTTCACAACGTCGGCTGGCGCTTATAACGGCCAGGCAGTGTGGAATGAAGGAACTGCTTCGACTGGGGATGGCACAGCGGTGCGTATCTGGTCCACCGGCGGCGGTTTCAGCGGCAATGAAGCGGCGCCAGCGTGGCAAACTTCCAGCATCGTCGGCACTGGCCACACCACACGCGGATTGCCTGATATCGTGTTCGATGCAGCGTCCGCCAGCGGCACTTACATCTACATCACCGCCTCGAACAACGGCGGCACGGCAGCCGGTGTAGTCGGCGGCACCAGCATGGCGGCGCCAATGTTCGCGGGTTTCTGGGCGCGCCTGGAGTCGGCGCACGGCAACAATCTGGGTTTCCCGAACTCGGCCTGTACGCAGCGATTCCATCTAACCCGAGCCTGGTTTTCCCTGTGA